In Tripterygium wilfordii isolate XIE 37 chromosome 15, ASM1340144v1, whole genome shotgun sequence, one DNA window encodes the following:
- the LOC120016715 gene encoding uncharacterized protein LOC120016715 — protein sequence MSSVVAGASSSCSATFSRNYSIKTTPNPSAPSQGQLKTTFQGFSISDAKWVASDLFIAEKKISFKNVKRVLEITARTTGASKTIEAEVDKPLGLTLGQKPGGGVIVTAVESGGNAAKAGLKSGDQVLYTSSFFGDELWPADKLGFTKTAIQAKPESVYFVVSRGADVDVKRLPKRPAPPRFGRKLTEAQKARATHICLDCGYIYTLSKSFDEQPDEYLCPQCRAPKRRFAQYDVTTGKAIGGGLPPIGVIVGLLVGIGAAGALLVYGLQ from the exons ATGTCATCAGTTGTTGCAGGTGCCTCCTCTTCTTGTTCTGCAACTTTCTCAAGGAACTACTCCATCAAAACTACACCAAATCCATCAGCACCTTCTCAAGGCCAACTG AAAACAACCTTCCAAGGCTTCTCAATTAGTGATGCCAAATGGGTTGCCTCGGATTTGTTCATAGCTGAGAAAAAGATAAGCTTTAAAAATGTGAAGAGGGTGCTCGAGATTACTGCAAGAACAACTGGGGCTTCAAAGACAATTGAGGCGGAGGTTGATAAACCACTAGGTCTCACTTTGGGTCAAAAGCCTGGTGGTGGGGTCATCGTCACT GCTGTAGAATCTGGTGGAAATGCAGCAAAAGCAGGGTTGAAGTCAGGGGACCAAGTACTTTACACTAGCAGCTTCTTTGGAGATGAGCTTTGGCCTGCTGATAAGTTAGGGTTCACAAAAACTGCCATCCAAGCCAAGCCGGAATCTGTCTACTTTGTTGTTAGCAG AGGTGCTGATGTGGATGTCAAACGACTACCCAAGCGTCCAGCCCCTCCTCGCTTTGGGCGGAAGTTGACTGAGGCTCAAAAG GCTAGAGCGACTCACATATGCCTTGATTGTGGATACATATACACTTTATCGAAGTCTTTCGATGAGCAG CCAGATGAATACTTATGCCCTCAATGCAGAGCACCGAAAAGGAGGTTTGCACAATACGACGTGACCACTGGAAAGGCAATTGGCGGTGGTTTGCCTCCAATTGGGGTCATTGTTGGGCTGTTGGTCGGCATTGGTGCAGCCGGAGCATTGCTTGTTTATGGCCTTCAATGA